A region from the Buchnera aphidicola (Astegopteryx bambusae) genome encodes:
- the rpsA gene encoding 30S ribosomal protein S1 — translation MSESFSELLKKSFKKINTKPGSVIKATITKIKKDIVMVDAGLKSESKIFLDQFKNSNGEITIKVGEKVKVVLETVEDGFGETILSREKAKRKESWIKLEEAHKNVSTVQGIINGKVKGGFTVELKEIKAFLPGSLVDIRPVKDTYNLERKTLNFKVIKLDKKRNNVVVSRKAVIEFENIEERNKLLKNLKEGENIFGTVKNLTDYGAFIDLGGIDGLLHITDMAWKRVKHPSEIVKLGEKIKIKILKFDKDKVRVSLGLKQLSKDPWTNVSKKYPVGTKIFGKVTNLTDYGCFVEIVEGVEGLVHVSEMDWNNKNIHPSKITNLNNKIEVMILDIDEDRRRISLGIKQCTENPWKIFSEKYKKGDLVNGKIKSITDFGIFVGLPENVDGLIHLSDISWISSGEKSVKKYKKNENIVAVVLQVDVDRERISLGIKQLKEDPFVLFMKKYKKHSIIFGKVYKIEKQKIYLDIFQGINAILKLNSIKTFDEKNMFLKINVGDNVECEIDNFDKKNRMVNISFSKKFLDNIEKK, via the coding sequence ATGAGTGAATCATTTTCAGAATTATTAAAAAAATCTTTTAAAAAAATTAATACTAAACCTGGTTCTGTAATAAAAGCTACGATTACAAAAATAAAAAAAGATATTGTTATGGTTGATGCTGGATTAAAATCAGAATCAAAGATATTTTTAGATCAATTTAAAAATTCTAATGGAGAAATAACCATAAAAGTTGGAGAAAAAGTTAAGGTAGTTCTTGAAACAGTAGAAGATGGGTTTGGGGAAACAATATTGTCTAGAGAAAAAGCAAAAAGGAAAGAATCTTGGATAAAATTAGAGGAAGCTCACAAAAATGTTTCTACTGTTCAAGGTATAATAAATGGTAAAGTAAAAGGAGGTTTTACTGTAGAATTAAAAGAAATAAAAGCATTTTTACCAGGTTCTTTGGTAGATATTAGACCAGTTAAAGACACTTATAATTTAGAAAGAAAAACTTTAAATTTTAAAGTAATTAAATTAGATAAAAAAAGAAATAATGTAGTTGTTTCTAGAAAAGCAGTGATAGAGTTTGAAAACATAGAAGAAAGAAACAAATTATTAAAAAATTTAAAAGAAGGAGAAAATATTTTCGGAACAGTAAAAAATTTAACAGATTATGGTGCATTTATAGATCTTGGAGGCATAGATGGATTATTACATATAACTGATATGGCGTGGAAAAGAGTAAAACATCCTAGTGAAATTGTAAAATTAGGAGAAAAAATAAAAATAAAAATTTTAAAATTTGATAAAGATAAGGTTAGAGTTTCATTAGGATTAAAACAACTAAGTAAAGATCCTTGGACAAATGTTTCTAAAAAATATCCAGTAGGTACAAAAATATTTGGAAAAGTTACTAATTTAACTGATTATGGGTGTTTTGTAGAAATAGTAGAAGGAGTAGAAGGATTAGTTCATGTTTCAGAAATGGATTGGAATAATAAAAATATACATCCTTCTAAAATAACTAATTTAAATAACAAAATAGAAGTTATGATATTAGATATTGATGAGGATAGAAGAAGAATATCATTAGGAATAAAACAATGTACAGAAAATCCGTGGAAAATTTTTTCTGAAAAATATAAAAAAGGAGATTTAGTAAATGGAAAAATAAAGTCTATAACAGATTTTGGAATATTCGTAGGATTACCAGAAAATGTAGATGGACTAATTCATTTATCTGATATTTCTTGGATTTCTTCAGGAGAAAAATCAGTAAAAAAATATAAAAAAAATGAAAATATTGTTGCAGTAGTTTTACAAGTTGATGTTGATAGAGAAAGAATATCTTTAGGTATAAAACAATTGAAGGAAGATCCATTTGTGTTATTTATGAAAAAATATAAAAAACACTCTATAATATTTGGAAAAGTATACAAAATTGAAAAGCAAAAAATATATTTGGATATTTTTCAAGGAATAAATGCAATATTGAAACTTAATTCAATAAAAACTTTTGATGAAAAAAATATGTTTTTAAAAATTAATGTTGGTGATAATGTTGAATGTGAAATAGACAATTTTGATAAAAAAAATAGAATGGTTAATATATCATTTTCTAAAAAATTTTTAGATAACATTGAAAAAAAATAA
- the aroA gene encoding 3-phosphoshikimate 1-carboxyvinyltransferase: MKKKIVINPIFKINGEVNLPGSKSISNRVILLSALSKGKTILKNFLFSEDTEYMISALKKIGISIKYNRNKNEVFVLGSKNFFKIKKKISIFLGNAGTAIRPLTAVFSLYKNDVKLYGNDRMNIRPIKDLINALKDGGAKIKYKNVYGYPPIHIKGGFSGGKIYLYGNISSQFLTSLLIASPLAKRNTEILIKNKLVSKPYVKITISLMKTFGIKVYNKNYCYFKILGNQEYVSPKKFFIEGDASSASYFLAAAAIKGGEVIVHGIGKNSIQGDIKFVEVLKKMGATVNIYKNYISVKKRHLKSVDMDMNNIPDAAMTVAILALFAKGTTIIRNIYNWRLKETDRIFAMSTELKKIGSKIKTGEDYIKISPPSKFVSSKINTYDDHRMAMCFSLIALSEKKIIILNPNCVKKTFPNYFSNFFTISNFKK, translated from the coding sequence ATGAAAAAAAAAATTGTTATAAATCCAATTTTTAAGATAAATGGAGAAGTTAATTTACCTGGTTCTAAAAGTATTTCTAATAGAGTAATTCTTCTTTCTGCTTTATCTAAAGGTAAAACAATATTAAAAAATTTTTTATTTAGCGAAGACACAGAATACATGATATCGGCATTAAAAAAAATAGGTATTTCAATAAAATATAATAGAAATAAAAATGAAGTTTTTGTATTGGGTTCTAAAAATTTTTTTAAAATAAAAAAAAAAATTTCTATTTTTTTAGGTAATGCTGGTACAGCAATTAGACCACTTACTGCAGTGTTTTCCTTATATAAAAATGATGTAAAATTATATGGAAATGATAGAATGAATATTAGACCAATAAAAGATTTAATTAATGCTTTAAAAGATGGTGGAGCTAAAATAAAATATAAAAATGTATATGGTTATCCTCCAATACATATAAAAGGGGGTTTTTCAGGTGGTAAAATTTATTTATATGGTAATATTTCTAGTCAATTTTTGACTTCATTATTGATTGCTTCTCCTTTAGCAAAAAGAAATACAGAAATATTAATAAAAAATAAATTAGTTTCTAAACCATATGTTAAGATTACAATTAGTTTAATGAAAACATTTGGAATAAAAGTTTATAATAAAAACTATTGTTATTTTAAAATTCTTGGTAATCAAGAATATGTTTCACCAAAAAAATTTTTTATAGAAGGAGATGCATCTTCAGCATCTTATTTTTTAGCTGCCGCTGCTATAAAAGGAGGTGAAGTTATAGTACATGGTATTGGAAAAAATAGTATACAAGGAGATATAAAATTTGTAGAAGTATTAAAAAAAATGGGAGCAACAGTTAATATATATAAAAATTATATTTCAGTAAAAAAAAGACATTTAAAATCTGTAGATATGGATATGAACAATATTCCTGATGCAGCAATGACAGTTGCAATTTTAGCTTTGTTTGCTAAAGGTACAACTATAATTAGAAATATTTACAATTGGAGATTAAAAGAAACTGATAGAATATTTGCAATGTCTACAGAATTAAAAAAAATAGGATCTAAAATAAAAACTGGAGAAGATTATATAAAAATTAGTCCTCCAAGTAAATTTGTATCTTCTAAAATAAATACTTATGATGATCATAGAATGGCTATGTGTTTTTCTCTAATAGCATTGTCAGAAAAAAAGATAATTATTTTGAACCCAAATTGTGTTAAAAAAACTTTTCCTAATTATTTTAGTAATTTTTTCACTATAAGCAATTTTAAAAAATAA
- the serC gene encoding 3-phosphoserine/phosphohydroxythreonine transaminase — protein sequence MNKIYNFSAGPSMLPKDVMIKAKKEFLNWKNLGSSVIEISHRSIEFIKMTEIIEKNFRKLLYIPRNYEILFLHGGARGQFSAVPMNLLKNCNEEVDYINTGYWSISAANEAMKYSKTNIIDVKRVKNKKEYILKMSNWNINNFSKYVHYCPNETIEGIAIFEEPKFYNKIIVGDFSSTILSRKINIKNYDLIYAGSQKNIGPAGITILIIKKKLLFNKNKYTPSILDYSINYKNKSMFNTPSTFSWYMSGLVFEWILKNGGIKKMEKNNFIKSKLLYNVIDNSNLYINNIHIKNRSNVNITFKLKYNSLNEKFLEESKKAGFLYLKGHSFFGGMRASVYNAMPFIGVKKLAKFMINFENIFG from the coding sequence ATGAATAAAATATATAATTTTAGTGCAGGCCCATCTATGCTGCCAAAAGATGTTATGATAAAAGCAAAAAAAGAGTTTTTAAATTGGAAAAACTTAGGTTCTTCTGTAATAGAGATAAGTCATAGAAGTATTGAATTTATTAAAATGACAGAAATTATAGAAAAAAATTTTAGAAAACTTTTATATATTCCAAGAAATTATGAAATTTTATTTTTGCATGGGGGTGCAAGAGGTCAGTTTTCTGCAGTTCCTATGAATTTATTAAAAAATTGTAATGAAGAAGTAGATTATATAAATACTGGATATTGGTCTATTAGTGCAGCAAATGAAGCTATGAAATATTCTAAAACAAACATAATAGATGTAAAAAGAGTAAAAAATAAAAAGGAATATATTTTAAAAATGTCTAATTGGAATATAAACAATTTTTCTAAGTATGTTCATTATTGTCCTAATGAAACTATAGAAGGAATTGCTATATTTGAAGAACCTAAGTTTTATAACAAAATAATAGTAGGAGATTTTTCATCTACTATATTGTCTAGAAAAATAAACATAAAAAATTATGATCTAATTTATGCGGGATCACAAAAAAATATTGGTCCTGCAGGTATAACAATATTAATAATAAAAAAAAAATTATTATTTAATAAAAACAAATATACTCCTTCTATTTTAGACTATTCTATAAATTATAAAAATAAGTCTATGTTTAATACTCCTTCTACATTTTCATGGTATATGTCTGGTTTAGTTTTTGAATGGATATTGAAAAATGGAGGTATTAAAAAAATGGAAAAAAATAATTTTATAAAATCTAAATTATTATATAATGTTATTGATAATTCTAATTTATATATTAATAATATACATATTAAAAATAGATCTAATGTTAATATAACATTTAAATTAAAATATAATAGTTTAAATGAAAAGTTTTTAGAAGAATCTAAAAAAGCAGGATTTTTATATTTAAAAGGTCATAGTTTTTTTGGAGGTATGAGAGCTTCTGTTTATAATGCTATGCCATTTATTGGGGTAAAAAAATTAGCAAAGTTTATGATAAATTTTGAAAATATTTTTGGATAA
- the serS gene encoding serine--tRNA ligase gives MLDKNLLKKNFDKIYKKLESRGFILNIEYIKNINKKIKLIRLEKENLECKKNKISKLIGNLKFCKKNHSNLKKKVIKYNKILEKKKFFLKNLEKEYFEYCYNIPNIPDSKTPIGKSHEDNLEIYKWGKIKKYNFNIKSHVDLGHKKKCLDFFNASKISGSNFFVLKNKLSLLYRSLIQFMLDVHVEKHGYEEVYVPYLIYKKCLYGTGQLPKFHKDLISTKFDRNKNTNFLEENKLFLIPTSEVPLTNLLMNNVIKEKDLPLYFTTSSPCFRNEPTSYGLNNQGLIRTKQFDKVEIMQIVHPKNSNSCLELITTHAEKILKLLNLPYRKVSICTYDISFSSAKSYDLEVWFPSQKKYIEISSCSNMTDFQARRINIKFLDKNKKKRYVHTLNGSGLAIGRTVAAIMENYQCSSGKIKIPNVLKKNYMRGLEFI, from the coding sequence ATGCTAGATAAAAATTTATTAAAAAAAAATTTTGATAAAATTTATAAAAAGTTAGAAAGTAGAGGATTCATTTTAAACATAGAATATATTAAAAATATTAATAAAAAAATAAAATTAATTAGATTAGAAAAAGAGAATTTGGAATGTAAAAAAAATAAAATTTCTAAGTTAATTGGAAATTTAAAATTTTGTAAAAAAAATCATAGCAATTTAAAAAAAAAAGTAATAAAATATAACAAAATTTTAGAAAAAAAAAAATTTTTTTTAAAAAATTTAGAAAAAGAATATTTTGAATATTGTTATAATATACCAAATATACCCGATAGTAAAACTCCTATTGGTAAAAGTCATGAAGATAATTTAGAAATTTATAAATGGGGAAAAATCAAAAAATATAATTTTAATATTAAAAGTCATGTAGATTTAGGTCATAAAAAAAAATGTTTAGATTTTTTTAATGCATCAAAAATATCTGGTTCAAATTTTTTTGTTTTAAAAAATAAATTATCTTTATTATATAGATCTTTAATACAATTTATGTTAGATGTTCATGTAGAAAAACATGGATATGAAGAAGTTTATGTTCCATACTTAATTTATAAAAAATGTTTATATGGAACAGGTCAATTACCTAAATTTCATAAAGATTTAATATCTACAAAATTTGATAGAAATAAAAATACTAATTTTTTAGAAGAAAATAAATTATTTTTGATACCAACTTCAGAAGTTCCTTTAACAAATTTATTAATGAATAATGTAATAAAAGAAAAAGATTTACCTTTATATTTTACTACTAGCAGTCCTTGTTTCAGAAATGAACCTACTTCTTATGGGTTGAACAATCAGGGTTTAATAAGAACAAAACAATTTGATAAAGTTGAAATAATGCAAATTGTTCATCCTAAAAATTCTAATTCTTGCTTAGAATTAATTACTACACATGCAGAAAAAATTTTAAAATTATTAAATTTACCATATAGAAAAGTTTCTATATGTACATATGATATTAGTTTTTCTTCTGCAAAGTCATATGATTTAGAAGTTTGGTTTCCTTCTCAAAAGAAATATATAGAAATATCTTCTTGTTCTAATATGACAGATTTTCAAGCTAGAAGAATTAATATAAAATTTTTAGATAAAAATAAAAAAAAAAGATATGTACATACATTAAATGGTTCTGGTTTGGCAATTGGTAGAACTGTAGCTGCTATAATGGAAAATTATCAGTGTTCAAGTGGCAAAATAAAAATACCAAATGTTTTAAAAAAAAATTATATGAGGGGATTAGAATTTATATAA
- the trxB gene encoding thioredoxin-disulfide reductase has protein sequence MKKKIIKNNLIILGSGPAGYTASIYSSRANLNPILITGNQIGGQLSTTDKIENWPSEHNMISGKNLMKKFYIHSKKFGTKIYKENIIKVNFESYPILLFSEEKVFETFSLIIATGSKPKKLGIKSEKKFIGKGISSCALCDGFFYKNKIVAIVGGGNSALESAIYLSKIVKKIYLIHRRNTWKAEKILVYRLFKVAKKKNIKILLNYEIKKIYGNSITINKLKIKSKKTKKYKNISVACLFVSIGHIPNTNLFKKKLKMENGYIKTNYSRHGNFTSTSVTGIFAAGDVVDHVYKQAITASSSGCMAAIDAEKYLSKIKNII, from the coding sequence ATGAAAAAAAAAATAATAAAAAATAATTTAATAATATTAGGCTCAGGTCCAGCAGGATATACTGCATCAATATACTCATCACGAGCAAATCTAAATCCAATACTAATTACTGGAAATCAAATTGGAGGTCAACTTTCTACAACTGATAAAATAGAAAATTGGCCATCTGAACATAATATGATTTCTGGAAAAAATTTAATGAAAAAATTTTATATACATTCAAAAAAATTTGGGACAAAAATATATAAAGAAAATATAATAAAAGTAAATTTTGAAAGTTATCCAATTTTATTATTTAGTGAAGAAAAAGTTTTTGAAACATTTTCCTTAATAATAGCAACTGGTTCTAAACCAAAAAAATTAGGAATAAAATCTGAAAAAAAATTTATAGGAAAAGGTATATCTTCATGTGCATTATGTGATGGTTTTTTTTATAAAAATAAAATTGTTGCAATAGTAGGTGGAGGAAATTCTGCATTAGAATCAGCAATATATTTATCAAAAATAGTAAAAAAAATATATTTAATACATAGAAGAAACACATGGAAAGCAGAAAAAATACTAGTATATAGATTATTTAAAGTAGCTAAAAAAAAAAATATAAAAATTTTATTAAATTATGAAATAAAAAAAATATATGGAAATAGTATTACAATAAATAAATTAAAAATAAAATCAAAAAAAACAAAAAAATATAAAAATATTTCAGTTGCATGTTTATTTGTATCTATAGGTCATATACCAAATACAAATTTATTTAAAAAAAAATTAAAAATGGAAAATGGATATATTAAAACAAATTATAGCAGACATGGTAATTTTACTTCTACAAGTGTTACAGGAATATTTGCAGCCGGAGATGTTGTTGATCATGTATACAAACAAGCTATAACTGCATCTTCTTCTGGATGCATGGCAGCAATAGATGCAGAAAAATATTTATCAAAAATAAAAAATATAATATAA
- the infA gene encoding translation initiation factor IF-1 — MIKEKQIEIQGIVVETLPNTMFRVKLDNGHTIIAHISGKMRKNYIRILTGDKVTIEMTPYDIDKGRIIFRSR; from the coding sequence ATGATAAAAGAAAAACAAATAGAAATACAAGGTATAGTAGTAGAAACTTTGCCAAACACAATGTTTAGAGTGAAATTAGACAATGGACATACAATAATCGCACATATATCTGGTAAAATGAGAAAAAATTATATAAGAATACTTACTGGGGACAAAGTAACAATAGAAATGACACCTTATGATATAGACAAAGGTAGAATAATATTTAGAAGCAGATAA
- the aspS gene encoding aspartate--tRNA ligase has product MRTEYCGKVSKKLIGKKIFLCGWISKIKNFGHIIFFYIEDIKGKIQIILKKNKNFLKIQEIKNGFCVQIFGKVKKRSKKNINKNIFNGDIEIYAEKIKIFSKSKSIPIDLLKNNKEKNRLKYRYLDLRTNKMKKNLILRSKIIYEVHKFMQKNNFIHIETPIITKSTPEGARDYIIPSRNYLGKFYALPQSPQIFKQLIMISGFDRYYQIAKCFRDEDLRSNRQPEFTQIDIEASFVNEKKILKIIENFLYKIWKKFLGIKLKKIPKITYKESIKKYGTDKPDIRNPLKIIDFTKFFMVNNFLKENIKNRTILGIHILKKNNLSLKNIKIYESFIKKNNIKKILSIKINKKNIDNIKLNKKNILNKIVIEKIIKFFKINKNDIIIIYQSNNKKIYKIFGEVIKKISHDFNLIDKNIFAPIWITNFPMFKKNKYGNFSVVHHPFTSPQTTSINKVKKFPEKILSKSYDLIINGEEIGGGSIRINNIKMQKLIFKIINISTKKQKKKFGFFLNALKYGPPPHAGIALGLDRITMMLTNSSDIRDVISFPKTTTASCITTNSPNKINNSFLEELNIMIMKK; this is encoded by the coding sequence ATGAGAACAGAATATTGTGGTAAAGTATCAAAAAAATTAATAGGAAAAAAAATATTTCTATGCGGATGGATATCAAAAATAAAAAATTTTGGTCATATTATATTTTTTTATATAGAAGATATAAAAGGTAAAATACAAATTATTTTAAAAAAAAATAAAAATTTTTTAAAAATTCAAGAAATAAAAAATGGATTTTGTGTTCAAATATTTGGGAAGGTAAAAAAAAGATCTAAAAAAAATATAAATAAAAATATTTTTAATGGAGATATTGAAATATATGCAGAAAAAATAAAAATATTTAGTAAATCTAAAAGCATCCCTATAGATCTGTTAAAAAATAACAAAGAAAAAAATAGATTAAAATATAGATACTTAGATTTAAGAACTAATAAAATGAAAAAAAATTTGATATTAAGAAGTAAAATAATATATGAAGTTCATAAATTTATGCAAAAAAATAACTTTATACATATAGAAACTCCAATAATAACGAAATCTACTCCAGAAGGAGCAAGAGATTATATTATACCGAGTAGAAATTATTTAGGAAAATTTTATGCATTACCACAATCACCTCAAATATTTAAACAATTGATCATGATATCTGGTTTTGACAGATATTATCAAATAGCAAAATGTTTTAGAGATGAAGATCTAAGATCAAATAGACAACCAGAATTTACACAAATAGACATAGAAGCATCATTTGTAAATGAAAAAAAAATACTAAAAATAATAGAAAATTTTTTATATAAAATTTGGAAAAAATTTTTAGGAATAAAACTAAAAAAAATTCCAAAAATAACATATAAAGAATCTATAAAAAAATATGGTACAGATAAACCAGATATTAGAAATCCTTTAAAAATTATAGATTTTACAAAATTTTTTATGGTAAACAATTTTTTAAAAGAAAATATAAAAAATAGAACAATTTTAGGAATACATATATTAAAAAAAAATAATTTATCTTTAAAAAATATTAAAATTTATGAAAGCTTTATAAAAAAAAATAATATAAAAAAAATACTTTCTATAAAAATAAACAAAAAAAATATAGATAATATTAAATTAAATAAAAAAAATATATTAAACAAAATAGTTATAGAAAAAATTATAAAATTTTTCAAAATAAATAAAAATGATATTATCATAATTTATCAATCTAATAATAAAAAAATATATAAAATATTTGGTGAAGTAATTAAAAAAATTTCTCATGATTTTAATTTAATTGACAAAAATATTTTTGCGCCAATATGGATAACAAATTTTCCTATGTTTAAAAAAAATAAATATGGAAATTTTTCTGTTGTACATCATCCTTTTACATCACCACAAACAACATCAATAAATAAAGTAAAAAAATTTCCAGAAAAAATTTTATCAAAATCTTATGATTTGATTATAAATGGAGAAGAAATTGGAGGAGGATCTATTAGAATCAATAATATAAAAATGCAAAAATTAATATTTAAAATTATAAACATATCTACAAAAAAACAAAAAAAAAAATTTGGATTTTTTTTAAATGCTTTAAAATATGGCCCTCCTCCACATGCAGGAATAGCTTTAGGATTAGACAGAATAACTATGATGTTAACAAATAGTTCTGATATCAGAGATGTAATTTCATTTCCTAAAACAACAACTGCATCATGTATCACAACTAATTCTCCAAATAAAATAAATAATTCTTTTTTAGAAGAATTAAATATTATGATAATGAAAAAATAA
- the pyk gene encoding pyruvate kinase yields the protein MHNNLKKTKIIATMGPSTDNVKILEKMIFSGVDVFRLNFSHGNISDHLKKVKMIFYLRKKLECNIGILGDLQGPKIRISKFIHKKIFLKKNNIFILDYNLKNKYGNKFSVGINYKNLYKDLSIGDILLLDDGRISLKVEFIKSKKIITKVIIGGFLLNNKGINKLGGGLSATSITKKDKRDIIFSSKINLDYLAVSFPKSYKDINTVKKLISSYGGNTKIVAKIERAEVIKNSKVLNKMIMVSDAVMVARGDLGVEINDFEIASAQKKIIKNTIKFNKIVITATQMMESMMTYPFPTRAEVMDVSNSILDGTDAVMLSAETASGKYPIETVSYMKKICIGAEKIIKQECCKKFINTLNNNTEEIISSSAIYILNNLKYISVGAIFTKSKNINLISSRIFSKKPIFFFSNNKKVLNYISLCKSIIPMYIKKNNNITNVDKFISLELLKKNFIKKDNSILIFELQNKSFIKSKNIIRIIQA from the coding sequence ATGCATAACAATTTAAAAAAAACTAAAATAATAGCAACTATGGGTCCTTCAACAGATAATGTAAAAATTTTAGAAAAAATGATTTTTAGTGGAGTGGATGTTTTTAGATTGAATTTTTCACATGGAAATATTTCAGATCACTTGAAAAAAGTAAAAATGATTTTTTATCTAAGAAAAAAATTAGAATGTAATATAGGAATTTTAGGAGATTTGCAAGGACCTAAAATCAGAATATCAAAATTTATACATAAAAAAATTTTTTTAAAAAAAAATAACATTTTTATATTAGATTATAATTTAAAAAATAAATATGGTAATAAGTTTTCAGTAGGAATAAATTATAAAAATTTATATAAAGATTTATCTATTGGAGATATTTTATTATTAGATGATGGTCGAATTTCTTTAAAAGTTGAATTTATAAAATCAAAAAAAATAATAACTAAGGTAATTATAGGTGGTTTTTTATTAAATAATAAAGGTATAAATAAATTAGGAGGTGGTTTATCTGCAACATCAATTACTAAAAAAGATAAAAGAGACATTATTTTTTCTTCTAAAATAAATTTAGATTATTTAGCAGTTTCTTTTCCAAAATCTTATAAAGACATAAATACTGTTAAAAAATTAATTTCTTCTTATGGGGGAAATACAAAAATAGTAGCAAAAATAGAAAGAGCGGAAGTTATAAAAAATTCTAAAGTTTTAAATAAAATGATTATGGTTTCGGATGCTGTTATGGTTGCTAGAGGCGATTTAGGTGTTGAAATAAATGATTTTGAAATTGCATCAGCACAAAAAAAAATTATTAAAAATACTATTAAATTTAATAAGATAGTTATAACAGCAACTCAAATGATGGAATCAATGATGACTTATCCTTTTCCTACTAGAGCTGAAGTTATGGATGTTTCTAATTCTATATTAGATGGAACAGATGCAGTTATGTTATCAGCAGAAACTGCATCTGGAAAATATCCTATAGAAACTGTTTCATATATGAAAAAAATATGTATTGGAGCTGAAAAAATAATAAAACAAGAATGTTGTAAAAAATTTATTAATACATTAAATAATAATACTGAAGAAATAATATCTTCTTCTGCAATATATATATTAAATAATTTAAAATATATTTCAGTTGGAGCTATTTTTACTAAGTCTAAAAATATCAATTTAATTTCTTCTAGAATTTTTTCTAAAAAGCCAATATTTTTTTTTTCTAATAACAAAAAAGTATTAAATTATATTTCTTTATGTAAAAGTATTATTCCAATGTATATAAAAAAAAATAACAATATAACTAATGTAGATAAATTTATTTCTTTAGAATTGTTAAAAAAAAATTTTATAAAAAAAGATAATTCAATTTTAATTTTTGAATTACAAAACAAAAGTTTTATAAAAAGTAAAAATATAATTAGAATTATACAAGCATAA